The Bacillota bacterium region AAGTGATACGGGCCCGGTCCTTGATCCATGGTGCCAGGGGCCGGCGGTGGAGGGTTCTCGGATGCGTGGCCAGGTGCGCAGGGGAATCTCCCTGTTTGTGGTAGTACTGCTCATCGCTGGTGTGGTATATGCGGCCGCCCCGGGACAGGTCGCGCGGGCCGAACCGACAGGCAGTGGCAGGCCCGCCCGGCTCACCCAGGCGGTCGGGAGCGGTGAGACCTCCTGGCCTGCGTCCGCGCCGGTATTTGCGGATCTGGCCGGGCACTGGGCGGAACGGGATGTGACCTTGCTCTGGGCGCTGGGGGCGGTGGAAGCTGGGGCCGGGGGGCTTTTTCATCCCGACGTGCCCATAACCAGGGCGGAGTTCACCCGCATGCTGGTGCTCGCGCTGGGGGAGGCACCCCTGACGGAAAGGCTTCCGGTACCGTTCCTGGACGTGGAACCGGAGCGGCCCGACGCTGTGTACATATCGCATGCGGCCGAACTCGGGCTGGTCAAGGGGTACGGGGACGGCACCTTCCGCCCCGACGTGCCCATCACCAGGGCGGAGATGGCAGCCATCCTGGTGCGGGGGCTGGGAGACCGTCAGCCTGGCCGCGTGGGCAGCACAGGCTCAGGCGGTACGGGCCTGGCCCCCGCGGCGGGCGCGGGTGCGGGTGGGACCGGCGGAGCCGGGCTGCCCGATTTCCGGGATGCGGCTACCATTCCCTGGTGGGCGACGGCGTATGTGGCGGAGGGGGTGCGTCGGGGCCTGGTCGAGGGGTACGAAGACCAAACGTTCCGGCCGGCTGCCTTGACCTCGCGGGCCGAGGCGGCGGCCTTCATCGTGCGCACCCTGCACGCGCGGGCTACCGCCTTTGACTTCTTCGGGGTGCTGGCGCGGTCGGAAGCAGGGGCCCTGGACGTGAGCCTCGCAGGCGCAGGGGGGCTGGATAAAGGGGCGGTGAGACTGCGGCTGGCGCCGGGGGTGCAGGTTTTCCGCAACGGGGCCAGGGTCGGTCTGGCTTCTCTTCTTCCCGGTGACGAGGTGGGACTGATCCTGGATGAGCGAGGTCTGGTGTCGTTCGTCGATGCCCATCTGGTGACGGTGTGGGGGACGCTGCAGGCGGTGCGGCGTGCCGGAGAGGCGTATTTCCTTTCCCTGCACGGGGAGGGGGTACCCCTTCCGGTTTTGCCCGGCGCGCCCGTGTTCCGAAACGGCAGGGCCGCCGCCATGGGCGAGCTCCAGCCCGGCGACCAGGTGTACGCCCTGCGCCAGTGGACCTCCGGCTGGGTGCGGGCGTTGCTGGCGGTCAGGATTGACCTGTCTGGAGAACTGACCGCCCGGGAGGAGACAGCCGTAGTGGTGATACCCCGCCAGGCGCAGCCCCCGCCCGGCGAATCGGGAGTGGGGGAGCCCCGGCGGGTGGAAGTCTTCCCCCGGGCTGCGATCTTCCTGGATGGCAGGATCGCCAGCCTGGACGACCTGCGGCCGGGGGACGAGGTGGGGCTGGCCCGTGACGGGAAGGGCCGGGTGGTGTACCTGGAGGCGTGGCGAAACGTCCGCGATGAGTTCAAGGCGTCGCGGAGTGGCGGGCCGCCGGGCACGGTTACGGAGGTGGCGCAGGCCGACCGGACAGCGGTGCGTGCGGTGAAAGTGGCGCAGTCTGGCCGGGCAGAACCGGCCACGGTCGGAGTGCCGCGGTTGGGCCGGCCGGTGGGGCCGATGGCGGACGGGAAAGAAGAGGCCCGCGTGAGTCTGGATCTCACTGCGAAGGGGCAGGAAGCCATCCGGCTGGGAGAGTTCCTGGCGCAGTTCCCGGCCGGGCAGCGGCCGGATGGAAGGGGTATCACCATCGCCATCATCGACACGGGCATAGACCCGGCCCACCCCGACCTGCAGTCCTGTCCGGACGGGGCGCCCAAGCTGGTGGACTGGGTCGACTTTTCCGGGGAAGGACGGGTCGAGATTGCCGACGAGGCCCGGGGGACTGGCGATCGCCTGACCACGCCCCTGGGGGTATTTCGCCTGGGTGCCGTCCGTTCGGTGGGGGGTGTTTACCGCTGGGGATTTTTCCGCGAGGGCGGACTCGAGGCCGATGCGCCCCACGAGCAGGACCTCAACCGCAACGGCAACGGCGGGGACGTTTTCCCCGTCTTTGCCCTGGATACGGTGGTGGCGGGGCAGTACGACACGGTGGTGGTGGACACCGACCGGGATCAGGACCTGGGGGATGAGGTGCCCCTGGTTCCCCTGCGGGTGACCGCGTCGCGCGGCGAGTTGCCCCGGGTGGCCTGGTTCGGCCCCAGAGACCGGGGGGTCCCGTTCGTGCTGGCGGATCTGGACCCGGGTGGGCGCTGGGTTAGCCTGGGGTTCGACGGGCACGGTCACGGGACGCATGTGGCGGGCACGGCTGCCGCCTGGAATCCAGGGGGGCTCAAGGGGGCGGCGCCGGGTGCCCGGCTGATGGCGTTGAAGGCGCTCAGGTCGTCGGGAGACGGGTCCTGGAGCACCATCGCGCAGGCGATGGTATATGCCGCGGAGCACGGCGCTCAGGTGGTCGGCATCAGCGCCGGGGGCAAGGGGGACTCCAGTTGGGAAGGCTCCCCCGAGTCCGAGCTGATGGCCCAGTTGGCCGACCGCTATGGCGTAACCTTCGTGGTGGCGGCGGGCAACGACGGCCCCGGACTGGGTACGTCCAGCCCGCCCGGCGATGGTCGCACCACCCTCATCACGGGCGCATACATGTCCCCCGCCATGTGGGAGAAAGAGTTCGGTTACCGGGTTCCCGAGGAGGGCCTGTGGGACTTCAGCGGGGTGGGGCCGCGCGTGGATGGCACCCTGGCCCCCGAGGTGGTGGCGCCCGGGAGCGCCACCTCCTGCGTGCCGCGCTGGCTGGTACCGGGGGGATACCAGCCCATGGACGGGACCAGCGTGGCGGTGCCGTACCTGGCCGGGATGCTGGCCCTGTTGCGGCAGGCAGCCGACGCCGCCGGCTACCAGGTGGATGCCGCCGGCTGGCGGCAGGCCGTTATGGCGGGGGCGCGGCCCCTGCCCAGGTACACCCTGGTGGAGCAGGGGTACGGGCTGGTGGACGCCGTGGGCACCTGGCGTGAGTTGCAACGCCTGGCGGGGCCGGGATCGCCTGCTGTGCGGGTTTCCGCCTACCTGGATCCGGGGGTGTGCTTGCGGCCCGACGTCCCCGGGTACGCCGAGGTGGAGAGCGGGGTGTACGCGCGGCAGATGCGGCCCGGGCGGGTGGAGGCCACCGCCGTCAACGAGGGCGAGCATGCCGTCGCCCTTGATCTGGTGAGCGACGCCGACTGGGTGTGGCCGACCCGGCAGCGCCTGTTCCTGCACCCCCTCGAGGGCCGTAGCTTCGGTGTGGAATACCGCATCCCCGGTAGCCCCGGTCTGTATACGGCCCAGCTGCGCGGTCGGGACGGCTCCCGGGACCGCTTCGCGTTCCTCTCCACGCTGGTGGTGCCGGAGTACCTGGGCCTGGACGAAGAAGGCAATCCGGCTCCTTTGCGCCGCTACCAGTCTGGGTCACTGGCGCCGGCCAGGTGGCAGCGCTACTTCTTTCGCATACCCGCCGGTGCTGCTTCCCTGCGCCTGACGGTGGCCGTTCCGCGCGGGGATTGGGGATACCGGGGGCGGGTGCGCCTCCACGTCTACCGGCCTGACGGCGGCCGCCAGGCGGTGACCGGCTACGTGGGTGCCGGTGCTTCGGGAGCTCAGGCCCGGATAGAGGTGCCATTCCCCCAGCCTGGGGTGTGGGAGGTAGTGGTTCAGAGTGCGCCCTCGCTATCGTACTACGGTCTGGACCGCAGCCTGTACTCCCTGGAGGTTGACCTGCAGGCGGTGCTGGTAACCCCCGCGGAATTGCGGGTCTGGGTACCGCCCGGACCCGAGACCGAGGTGAGGGTGCCCGTACAGGCCGTGAACGAGTACGACTTTTTCACTGGATGCCTGCGCGGGATGGGACTGGCGCGGGCCGGGGCGGCTACCGAGGAGAGGCAGACCACCACCCTCACTGCCACCCGCAGTGAGCCGGCGGTATTTCAGTTACCGATCGTCCCCGATGACGCCGTGGAGATGTGGTTGCAGTTGTGCGACGTGGTGCCCTCCGGTGCGGATCTTAACCTGTACCTCTACCGTCGGAATCCTGCTTCGGGAGAATGGGAAGAGATGGCGCGGTCCACGTGGCCCGGGCTGGGTGAGGAACGCATCACGCTGTCCTTCCCCCCTCCGGGGGAGTATGTAGCCTACGTGGAAGTGGAGGGAACAGCTGACCCGGTCAATGCCCGGCTCTGTTACGGGTTTCTCACCGATCAGGGACAGGTTACGGTAGAAGACGAGCCCGCCGGGCGAGAGCTGGGCCGGCAATGGTCGGCCACGCTCGTGCTGCGAGTTCCCGCCCAGGAGGGGTTCTACGCTGGCCGGCTGGTGGTGTACGACACCGTGGCCGGGCGCAGCCTGGGTGGCGTTCCCGTGATCGTCCAGCGGGGTTACCCCCAGGTCATTGCGCAGGTTGTACCCGGCCTCATCCCGAGCACGGGCGGCAGGGTGGCCCTGCACGTTCGCGAAGCGGCGGAGATGGGTAAGGTAGAACTCAGGGCCCTGGTGAACGGCCGCGTATACCAGGTGACGGACGGGGAGGTGCTGGTGCCCGTCTTTCCGGAAGGCGAGATGGTGCCGCTGGACATAAGGCTGGAGAGTTGCTCCTACGCCCTCTGGGAGGGACGCACCGTAATCCCCGTGGCGGCACCCGGCTACCGCATGACTGCAGAGCCTTCCCGGGGTGGCGTCCTGTGGGACCGCCACCACCTTATCTTGCAGGAACTGCTTAGCGGAGGGAGCGAAGGCGAATGAGACTGTTCCTGGACACGGCAGACGTGGATGAAATCAGGAAGGGCGTGGAACTGGGGGTCGTTTCGGGGGTCACCACCAACCCTACTCTGGTGG contains the following coding sequences:
- a CDS encoding S8 family serine peptidase, which codes for MRGQVRRGISLFVVVLLIAGVVYAAAPGQVARAEPTGSGRPARLTQAVGSGETSWPASAPVFADLAGHWAERDVTLLWALGAVEAGAGGLFHPDVPITRAEFTRMLVLALGEAPLTERLPVPFLDVEPERPDAVYISHAAELGLVKGYGDGTFRPDVPITRAEMAAILVRGLGDRQPGRVGSTGSGGTGLAPAAGAGAGGTGGAGLPDFRDAATIPWWATAYVAEGVRRGLVEGYEDQTFRPAALTSRAEAAAFIVRTLHARATAFDFFGVLARSEAGALDVSLAGAGGLDKGAVRLRLAPGVQVFRNGARVGLASLLPGDEVGLILDERGLVSFVDAHLVTVWGTLQAVRRAGEAYFLSLHGEGVPLPVLPGAPVFRNGRAAAMGELQPGDQVYALRQWTSGWVRALLAVRIDLSGELTAREETAVVVIPRQAQPPPGESGVGEPRRVEVFPRAAIFLDGRIASLDDLRPGDEVGLARDGKGRVVYLEAWRNVRDEFKASRSGGPPGTVTEVAQADRTAVRAVKVAQSGRAEPATVGVPRLGRPVGPMADGKEEARVSLDLTAKGQEAIRLGEFLAQFPAGQRPDGRGITIAIIDTGIDPAHPDLQSCPDGAPKLVDWVDFSGEGRVEIADEARGTGDRLTTPLGVFRLGAVRSVGGVYRWGFFREGGLEADAPHEQDLNRNGNGGDVFPVFALDTVVAGQYDTVVVDTDRDQDLGDEVPLVPLRVTASRGELPRVAWFGPRDRGVPFVLADLDPGGRWVSLGFDGHGHGTHVAGTAAAWNPGGLKGAAPGARLMALKALRSSGDGSWSTIAQAMVYAAEHGAQVVGISAGGKGDSSWEGSPESELMAQLADRYGVTFVVAAGNDGPGLGTSSPPGDGRTTLITGAYMSPAMWEKEFGYRVPEEGLWDFSGVGPRVDGTLAPEVVAPGSATSCVPRWLVPGGYQPMDGTSVAVPYLAGMLALLRQAADAAGYQVDAAGWRQAVMAGARPLPRYTLVEQGYGLVDAVGTWRELQRLAGPGSPAVRVSAYLDPGVCLRPDVPGYAEVESGVYARQMRPGRVEATAVNEGEHAVALDLVSDADWVWPTRQRLFLHPLEGRSFGVEYRIPGSPGLYTAQLRGRDGSRDRFAFLSTLVVPEYLGLDEEGNPAPLRRYQSGSLAPARWQRYFFRIPAGAASLRLTVAVPRGDWGYRGRVRLHVYRPDGGRQAVTGYVGAGASGAQARIEVPFPQPGVWEVVVQSAPSLSYYGLDRSLYSLEVDLQAVLVTPAELRVWVPPGPETEVRVPVQAVNEYDFFTGCLRGMGLARAGAATEERQTTTLTATRSEPAVFQLPIVPDDAVEMWLQLCDVVPSGADLNLYLYRRNPASGEWEEMARSTWPGLGEERITLSFPPPGEYVAYVEVEGTADPVNARLCYGFLTDQGQVTVEDEPAGRELGRQWSATLVLRVPAQEGFYAGRLVVYDTVAGRSLGGVPVIVQRGYPQVIAQVVPGLIPSTGGRVALHVREAAEMGKVELRALVNGRVYQVTDGEVLVPVFPEGEMVPLDIRLESCSYALWEGRTVIPVAAPGYRMTAEPSRGGVLWDRHHLILQELLSGGSEGE